One Campylobacter sputorum genomic window, AGAGTATTATGAAAATGCTAGAAAACAAGTTCTTGCTGTGCCAGATCTTGGAATAGATATAAAAGAATTTAATGAGTGGTGGGAGAGCAATGAACCTATTAAATTTAATTCTACAATGGAAAGTGATAGTTGGGTGAGATTTGCTGATTTTAGGGAAGATCCTATTTTAAATGCTCTTGGAACTCCAAGTGGTCTTATAGAAATTTATTCACAAAATATTGAAAAAATGGGCTATGATGATTGTAAGGCACATCCAACTTGGTTTGAACCAATAGAATGGCTTGGAATGGATAAAAAACCAGCTAGATTTCATATGATGAGTGTTCATCCAAATGATAGACTTCATTCTCAACTTAGCCAAACAAGCCTTAGAAATAAGTATGCAGTAGCAAATAGAGAACCACTTTTAATAAGAAGCGATGATGCAAAAGAACTTGGTATCAAAGATGGTGATTTAGTTAGAGTATTTAATGATAGAGGCGAGGTTTTAGCTGGAGTTAAAATTTATGATAACCTTGCAAAAAATGTTATAGTTTTAAGAGAGGGTGCGTGGTATGATCCGCTTGATCCTACTAAAAAAAGCATTTGTAAAAATGGTTGTGCGAATGTTTTAACCATCGATAAACCGACCTCAAAACTTGCAAATGGCAATATCTCACACACCGCACTTGTAAATATAGAAAAATATACAGAAAAAGCACCTAAACTTACAGCATTTGAAGCTCCAAAAGGTGCGTAATTCTACAAATCTACCAAATTTTAATTTGGTAGATTTTATTAAATTTTAAAATTTTATAAATTTATTTGCATTTATTAAAATTCTTTTACGGATATTTGCCATAACTTCATAAATTGGCTTTTTGGAATGTCTTATGTATGTTAAATTTAATTTTTGTAATATTGCTATAAGATTGATAATTTTTTCCATAGCTTTTGCATTTATATAAAAATTTGGTGAAATTATAAATTATAATGATAGATTTATAATGCTAGCACAGATAAAAAATAAATCATTTCAAATTCTAAACTAAAATATAGCTTATTTTAAATTTAATTTAAGTAAATTTAAATCTTAAATTTTGTAAAATAAAAGCTTTCAATAAAATTTATAGAAAGGGGAGTAATGGCTAAAGATGATGTCATAGAAATAGATGGAAACATCGTAGAAGCATTGCCAAATGCGACATTTAAAGTTGAGCTTGACAATAAGCATGTAATTTTATGTCATATTGCCGGCAAGATGAGAATGCACTATATTAAGATTATGCCAGGAGATAGAGTAAAAGTTGAACTTACGCCTTATAGTCTTGATAAGGGTCGCATAA contains:
- the infA gene encoding translation initiation factor IF-1, whose protein sequence is MAKDDVIEIDGNIVEALPNATFKVELDNKHVILCHIAGKMRMHYIKIMPGDRVKVELTPYSLDKGRITYRYK